The Bacillota bacterium genome has a window encoding:
- the preA gene encoding NAD-dependent dihydropyrimidine dehydrogenase subunit PreA, which translates to MADLSIEFCGVKFPNPFTLAAAPPTDNAEMVARAFEAGWGGAILKTTSVETEVVELVYPMMAGIDYEDKKLMGLENIDLISERHIDEVEQDVRALKKEYPDRVVGASIMGAKKEDWQELVRRLEAAGVDLIECSFSCPHGMPERGMGSTIGQDPELTERTARWVKEAARRVPVIIKLTPQIADITEAARAVKRAGADGVCAINTLKSLIGIDLDTFIPYPNVGGYSAFGGYSGPAIKPVALRCVAEIAKAVDIPIAAAGGISTWSDAAEFLLVGATNIQLCTAVMRHGFRIIEDLIDGLDVFLEEKGMNSVRELVGKSLPYIVEHSRLSRLHKVVATIDHKTCVKDDICYVACRDGGHQAIELGEDRLPVVDEKKCKGCGMCATVCPVYGRIRLEPKVGAV; encoded by the coding sequence ATGGCGGACTTATCCATCGAGTTCTGCGGAGTGAAGTTCCCTAATCCCTTCACACTCGCGGCTGCGCCGCCTACAGACAACGCGGAGATGGTCGCCAGAGCGTTCGAGGCGGGCTGGGGCGGCGCGATCCTCAAGACGACTTCTGTCGAGACCGAGGTCGTTGAGCTCGTGTACCCGATGATGGCGGGGATCGACTACGAAGACAAGAAGCTGATGGGCCTCGAGAACATCGACCTCATCTCCGAGCGTCACATAGACGAAGTCGAACAGGACGTAAGGGCACTCAAGAAAGAGTACCCGGACAGAGTGGTCGGGGCGAGCATCATGGGGGCGAAGAAGGAGGACTGGCAGGAGCTCGTGCGAAGGCTGGAGGCCGCGGGAGTGGACCTCATCGAATGCAGTTTCTCGTGTCCCCACGGCATGCCCGAGCGGGGGATGGGCTCGACGATCGGACAAGACCCCGAGCTCACTGAGCGTACCGCGCGCTGGGTCAAGGAGGCCGCCCGGCGCGTCCCGGTCATCATCAAGCTGACACCGCAGATAGCCGATATCACCGAGGCGGCGCGCGCCGTGAAGAGAGCGGGGGCAGACGGCGTGTGTGCCATCAACACCCTCAAGAGCCTCATAGGCATAGACCTAGATACCTTCATTCCATACCCGAACGTGGGCGGGTATTCCGCGTTCGGCGGGTACTCGGGGCCGGCGATAAAGCCTGTGGCCCTCCGGTGCGTCGCGGAGATCGCGAAGGCCGTGGACATCCCCATCGCCGCGGCCGGTGGAATAAGCACGTGGAGCGATGCCGCGGAGTTCCTCCTGGTTGGCGCGACGAACATCCAGCTCTGCACGGCCGTGATGCGCCACGGATTCAGGATCATCGAGGACCTCATCGATGGGCTGGATGTGTTCCTCGAGGAGAAAGGCATGAACTCCGTCCGTGAGCTCGTCGGGAAGTCCCTCCCGTACATCGTCGAACACTCTCGGCTCTCCCGCCTGCACAAGGTGGTTGCGACCATCGATCACAAGACCTGCGTCAAGGATGATATCTGCTACGTCGCCTGCAGGGACGGGGGGCATCAAGCGATCGAGCTCGGTGAGGATCGTCTGCCCGTGGTGGACGAGAAGAAGTGCAAGGGCTGCGGGATGTGCGCCACGGTCTGCCCGGTGTACGGGCGTATACGGCTCGAACCAAAGGTGGGAGCGGTGTGA
- a CDS encoding (2Fe-2S)-binding protein codes for MKQLEPGAKATMSFKVNGNMVEVEVSAGDRLIDVLREGLRLTGAKEGCGIGECGACTVLLDGRAVNSCLVPAMQAEGREVETVEGLAKDGRLHPLQEAFIEHTAVQCGFCTPGMLMSAAALIRENPHPTREEIARAISGNLCRCTGYHQIISAIEDAARRMSQERFDRSRLESSGPAVTEDLGGSSDEHRHK; via the coding sequence ATGAAGCAGCTCGAGCCGGGAGCCAAAGCCACGATGTCATTCAAGGTCAACGGCAACATGGTCGAAGTCGAGGTCTCGGCTGGCGACAGGCTCATCGACGTTCTGCGGGAGGGTCTTAGGCTCACGGGCGCCAAGGAAGGGTGCGGCATCGGAGAATGCGGAGCGTGCACAGTGCTTCTGGACGGAAGGGCGGTGAACTCCTGCCTCGTTCCGGCGATGCAGGCGGAAGGGCGAGAGGTCGAGACGGTGGAGGGACTCGCGAAGGACGGGAGGCTCCATCCCTTGCAGGAGGCGTTCATCGAACACACCGCGGTGCAGTGCGGGTTCTGCACACCCGGCATGCTCATGTCCGCCGCGGCACTCATCCGCGAGAATCCCCATCCCACTAGGGAGGAGATCGCCCGCGCGATCTCGGGAAACCTCTGCCGGTGCACGGGGTATCATCAGATAATCTCTGCAATCGAGGACGCGGCAAGACGGATGAGCCAAGAGCGTTTCGACCGCTCGCGTCTCGAGTCATCTGGGCCCGCAGTCACCGAAGACCTCGGGGGATCTTCTGACGAGCATAGACACAAGTAG
- a CDS encoding MoaD/ThiS family protein, with product MKVNVVLFGTMRRYAERDKFELELKEGATLGDLLDRLRIEDRVYIIVLVNGMRADEATPLSDGAAVHILTPVGGG from the coding sequence ATGAAAGTGAACGTCGTTCTGTTCGGCACCATGCGCAGGTACGCGGAGAGAGACAAGTTCGAGCTGGAGCTCAAGGAGGGTGCCACGCTTGGCGACCTACTGGATCGCCTGAGGATAGAAGATAGGGTGTACATCATCGTGCTCGTGAACGGGATGCGGGCAGATGAAGCAACCCCGCTCAGCGACGGCGCGGCTGTGCACATCCTCACGCCGGTGGGGGGCGGGTGA
- a CDS encoding FAD binding domain-containing protein — protein sequence MTTARLGYAVPDTLTEASAFLREHAGRAEVVAGGTDVLVRLRRRGWRGPDDDPHWLVDISRIPGLSGVTSDCGVIRIGALTTHVEIARSPIIQKGAPLLAEACASVGSPQIRARGTIGGNVMNASPAADTIPALVALSARARLSDVSGTRDIPITDLFGEPYENRALPGEILTEVYFDALPPACGCAFVKLGRREALAIARMSCAAVIERDRAGRVERAAIAPGACLPMPARLPSAEAILLDRLPDERVVAAAAREAAEEMVRRTGVRWSTEYKEPAFEAITRRALWKALGVDAE from the coding sequence ATGACAACCGCGCGATTGGGTTACGCGGTGCCGGATACCTTGACGGAAGCCAGCGCGTTCCTGCGAGAGCACGCGGGGCGAGCCGAGGTCGTCGCAGGGGGCACCGACGTACTCGTCCGGCTGAGGCGGCGTGGCTGGCGTGGACCGGACGATGATCCGCACTGGCTGGTCGACATCTCGAGAATCCCCGGGCTTTCAGGCGTAACGAGCGACTGCGGCGTCATCAGGATCGGGGCGCTCACGACACATGTAGAGATCGCACGGAGTCCCATCATTCAGAAGGGCGCTCCCCTTCTCGCCGAAGCATGCGCCAGCGTGGGATCGCCGCAGATTCGCGCGCGAGGCACGATCGGCGGGAACGTCATGAACGCCTCGCCTGCCGCGGACACGATACCAGCCCTCGTGGCCCTCTCGGCCAGGGCGAGGCTTTCCGATGTCAGCGGTACGCGCGACATCCCAATCACCGACCTGTTCGGCGAGCCCTATGAGAATCGTGCGCTGCCGGGAGAGATACTGACGGAGGTGTATTTCGACGCGCTCCCTCCGGCCTGTGGGTGCGCCTTCGTGAAGCTGGGGAGGCGGGAGGCGTTGGCCATCGCTCGCATGAGCTGCGCAGCGGTCATCGAGCGCGACCGCGCCGGGCGTGTGGAGAGGGCGGCGATAGCCCCGGGGGCATGCCTTCCCATGCCGGCGCGGCTGCCCTCAGCCGAGGCGATCCTTCTCGATAGGCTCCCCGACGAGCGAGTTGTGGCCGCGGCGGCGCGGGAGGCGGCCGAGGAGATGGTGAGGAGAACCGGTGTGCGCTGGTCCACGGAATACAAAGAGCCAGCCTTTGAGGCGATCACCAGGCGGGCGCTGTGGAAGGCTTTGGGGGTGGACGCGGAATGA
- a CDS encoding xanthine dehydrogenase family protein subunit M produces the protein MKPFGAMPVGVVVPKSLDEAVEALASWGPEARVMAGGTDLVVELKEGKRVPAVIVDISRLGELEGVRVEGETGVLAAGEDEPGSVAEGDVVWIGALTTHEAIAASRVVRTAAPLLAEACACVGSPQIRARGTIGGNICTASPAGDVIPPLFCLEASVEVRGPRGTRTVDVESFFVGPKRSYLRPDELVLGVKFRALGPRHVSFFRKLGQRKAMAISVVNAAFVARRLGPGVFDEVRVAFGSVAPTVVRARTAENALRGRRLNAEEARYVSGLAFRDVVPITDVRGSQAYRREMACNLLYEGLLGLLVDRDGAGEVRQA, from the coding sequence GTGAAGCCATTTGGCGCAATGCCGGTAGGGGTCGTGGTCCCCAAGAGTCTGGACGAAGCCGTGGAAGCCCTCGCGAGTTGGGGGCCGGAGGCGCGCGTAATGGCGGGCGGAACCGACCTCGTGGTCGAGCTCAAGGAGGGAAAGCGCGTCCCCGCGGTCATCGTCGACATCAGTCGGCTGGGGGAGCTCGAGGGGGTGCGAGTCGAAGGGGAGACAGGGGTGCTGGCAGCGGGCGAGGACGAGCCTGGAAGCGTCGCCGAAGGCGACGTGGTGTGGATAGGCGCACTCACGACCCATGAAGCCATCGCGGCGTCCCGCGTGGTGAGGACGGCCGCTCCGCTTCTCGCCGAGGCGTGCGCGTGCGTCGGCTCTCCCCAGATAAGGGCGAGGGGGACGATCGGAGGGAACATCTGCACCGCCTCCCCGGCGGGGGATGTGATACCACCGCTGTTCTGTTTGGAGGCATCCGTGGAAGTGAGGGGTCCCCGAGGAACTCGCACGGTGGACGTCGAGTCGTTCTTCGTGGGACCGAAGAGGTCTTATCTCCGTCCTGACGAGTTGGTCCTCGGGGTTAAGTTTCGGGCTCTCGGGCCGCGACACGTCTCGTTCTTCCGCAAGCTGGGACAGAGGAAGGCGATGGCCATATCCGTCGTGAACGCGGCTTTCGTCGCCCGGCGCCTTGGCCCCGGAGTGTTCGATGAGGTGCGTGTCGCCTTCGGATCCGTGGCTCCGACCGTCGTGAGGGCTCGTACGGCGGAGAACGCCCTGCGCGGGAGAAGGCTGAACGCTGAGGAGGCGAGATACGTCTCGGGTCTCGCATTCCGCGACGTCGTGCCGATCACCGATGTCAGGGGCTCGCAGGCGTACCGGCGCGAGATGGCTTGCAACCTGCTATACGAGGGTTTGCTGGGACTGCTGGTCGATCGAGACGGCGCCGGGGAGGTTCGGCAGGCATGA
- a CDS encoding molybdopterin-dependent oxidoreductase codes for MNEPKWVGARVSRIDAFDKVTGKLKFMSDLSFPDMLWGAVLRSEHPHALIRGIDTSKAEAMEGVVTVMTHRDVPGLNGFGIVIPDQPVLCSDKVRYMGDAIALVAAVSKEKAREALGAISVEYEPLPVVEDPEDAMLESSPKVHDGGNVHHRIKVERGDVDTAFREAEVVVENTYYTPRQMHAFMETESGVAAMDEHGDITVWCGSQHPFRDQLQIARALGMNPKKIHVVSTPAGGAFGGKDEITVQIYLALLALRTGRPVKIVLSREESVVAGMKRHPMKIRMKTAAAADGTLLANEVRVVADTGAYASLGGPVVNLAIEHSCGPYRVPNVRLEGFCVYTNNGLAGAFRGFGANQVTFALETQVDMIAERLGMDKIEFRRKNAVRRGDVAALGHTMTASVGALATLGAASQCELWKRREELKARPSAPYKRRGVGLATELHGCGLGVGLPDYGAATIDLLSDGRFAVGVSCPEIGQGNTTAFAQMAADSLGCSLEDIVVVSGDSRHTLDCGTSTASRSVYTGGNAIRCAAAKIRDQLADIASEALRVPKDAIAFGPGGVEASSCSDRDAVSSGGRGRLSFSEIARMAEGQGKKVRADGHFIWPVADRGLEGYFGLPHLIYSYITQLALVEVNTLTGEVEVLRAVSIPNPGKAINPAGIEAQSEGGVVMGMGYALMEDTIIERGITKTPNFSTYIIPTSMDAPDIETVIVEEPEPSGPFGAKGIGEAVCVPITPAITNAIHDATGIWVTHIPATPERVYTALKKHALEAGERAATVVVG; via the coding sequence GTGAACGAGCCGAAGTGGGTGGGTGCCCGGGTCAGCCGCATTGACGCGTTCGACAAGGTCACTGGCAAGCTCAAGTTCATGTCCGACCTGTCGTTTCCCGACATGCTTTGGGGAGCTGTGCTTCGGAGTGAGCATCCTCATGCTCTGATAAGAGGGATAGACACGTCAAAGGCCGAAGCCATGGAAGGCGTGGTCACCGTGATGACCCACAGGGACGTGCCCGGTCTGAACGGCTTCGGAATCGTCATTCCGGACCAGCCCGTGCTTTGTTCCGACAAGGTCCGTTACATGGGGGACGCGATAGCTCTCGTCGCCGCTGTCTCCAAAGAGAAGGCGAGAGAGGCCCTAGGCGCCATCAGCGTTGAGTACGAGCCCTTACCGGTGGTTGAGGACCCGGAGGACGCGATGCTCGAATCGTCGCCCAAAGTGCATGACGGAGGGAACGTCCACCATCGCATCAAGGTGGAAAGAGGGGACGTGGACACCGCATTCCGTGAGGCGGAGGTGGTGGTGGAGAACACGTACTACACTCCCCGGCAGATGCACGCTTTCATGGAGACCGAGAGCGGGGTCGCCGCGATGGATGAGCATGGTGACATCACGGTTTGGTGCGGAAGCCAACATCCGTTCAGGGACCAGCTCCAGATAGCCCGCGCCCTCGGGATGAACCCCAAGAAGATCCACGTCGTATCGACCCCGGCGGGCGGCGCGTTCGGGGGAAAGGATGAGATAACCGTTCAGATCTACCTCGCTCTCCTTGCCCTTCGCACCGGCCGTCCCGTGAAGATCGTGCTTTCCCGCGAGGAATCGGTGGTCGCCGGCATGAAGCGCCATCCCATGAAGATCCGCATGAAGACCGCGGCGGCGGCTGACGGGACGCTCCTTGCCAACGAGGTCCGGGTGGTCGCAGACACGGGGGCGTACGCGTCCCTGGGAGGTCCGGTGGTCAATCTTGCCATCGAGCATTCGTGCGGGCCTTACCGCGTTCCCAACGTGAGGCTCGAGGGGTTCTGCGTTTACACCAATAACGGCTTGGCCGGCGCGTTCCGGGGTTTCGGCGCGAACCAAGTCACCTTCGCCTTGGAGACCCAGGTCGATATGATAGCCGAGCGGCTCGGCATGGACAAGATCGAGTTCCGGCGCAAGAACGCAGTCCGCCGCGGAGACGTGGCGGCGCTTGGCCACACCATGACGGCGTCTGTGGGGGCTCTGGCCACCCTCGGGGCCGCGTCACAGTGTGAGCTATGGAAACGTCGCGAGGAGCTGAAGGCGCGACCTTCCGCGCCCTACAAGAGACGGGGCGTCGGGTTGGCCACGGAGCTTCATGGGTGCGGGCTCGGAGTCGGGTTGCCGGACTACGGGGCCGCCACCATCGATCTGCTGTCCGATGGGCGGTTCGCCGTGGGAGTGAGCTGTCCCGAGATAGGTCAGGGCAATACCACGGCCTTCGCCCAGATGGCCGCGGACAGCCTGGGCTGCTCTCTGGAGGATATCGTAGTCGTTTCGGGGGACTCAAGGCACACTCTGGACTGTGGCACGTCGACGGCGTCGCGATCGGTGTACACCGGCGGCAACGCGATCCGATGCGCGGCCGCCAAGATACGTGACCAGCTGGCGGACATTGCTTCGGAGGCGCTGCGAGTACCCAAGGACGCCATCGCTTTCGGGCCGGGAGGCGTGGAAGCGAGCTCGTGTTCGGACCGGGACGCCGTGTCCTCCGGCGGGCGCGGGCGACTGTCGTTCAGCGAGATCGCCCGCATGGCCGAAGGCCAGGGCAAGAAGGTGAGGGCTGATGGGCACTTCATCTGGCCGGTGGCAGATCGGGGCCTGGAAGGGTATTTCGGCCTTCCACATTTGATCTACTCATACATCACCCAGCTCGCCCTCGTTGAGGTGAATACGCTCACCGGGGAAGTCGAGGTCCTTCGGGCCGTGTCCATTCCCAACCCGGGTAAGGCAATAAACCCAGCTGGCATTGAGGCGCAGTCGGAGGGCGGCGTGGTCATGGGAATGGGATACGCCCTCATGGAGGACACCATCATCGAACGGGGGATCACCAAGACACCGAACTTCTCCACGTACATAATACCCACGTCCATGGACGCGCCTGACATAGAGACAGTGATAGTTGAGGAGCCAGAGCCGTCGGGTCCTTTCGGAGCGAAGGGGATAGGCGAGGCGGTGTGCGTGCCCATCACCCCCGCCATAACCAACGCCATCCACGATGCGACCGGCATATGGGTGACACACATACCGGCAACCCCGGAGAGGGTGTACACGGCTCTCAAGAAGCACGCCCTGGAAGCCGGGGAAAGAGCGGCGACCGTCGTGGTCGGTTGA
- a CDS encoding NAD(P)-dependent oxidoreductase, producing the protein MGARPRMHELPLDERRAGFDEVERGLALHEVLAEASRCLFCHDAPCVSGCPAGVDVPGFIRRLKTKNFIGAARLIRETNVFAGVCARVCPAEELCEKRCSSTNLSEPIAIAALQRFAADEEAKRGIKLPHAAAPTGKRVAVVGSGPAGLACAHELVRLGHAVTLYEGEENLGGLLVHGIPRYRLPLAVAKTEVDAVLASPGLEVSKGVWVGRDVSMAAIRRSCDAVFLAPGLGEVSSLGIPGEGLHGVLKAGEFLRSVATGACARLEGRVVVIGGGNVAMDAACSALRCGASEVVVVYRRSREELPAWRREYEFALAEGVRFEFLTAPVRFVGDGGRLAAVECVRTRLGEPDAGGRKRPEMIPGTEHMIEVRTVIVAVGQAPRPELVELFGGGGLVASGAAAFVAGLIPVDQSTMMTPIEGVFAGGDAVDGGATVVKAVAEGRKAARAIHAYLQ; encoded by the coding sequence ATGGGCGCGAGGCCCAGGATGCATGAGCTTCCGCTCGACGAACGGAGGGCCGGATTCGACGAAGTGGAGCGAGGATTAGCACTCCACGAGGTGCTTGCCGAGGCTTCAAGGTGTCTCTTCTGTCATGACGCGCCGTGCGTCTCGGGGTGTCCCGCCGGGGTAGACGTTCCGGGGTTCATTCGGAGGCTCAAGACGAAGAACTTCATCGGTGCGGCGCGGCTAATACGCGAGACCAACGTCTTCGCAGGGGTTTGTGCAAGGGTCTGCCCGGCGGAAGAGCTCTGCGAGAAAAGGTGTTCCAGCACGAACCTTTCGGAGCCGATCGCCATCGCGGCGTTGCAGAGATTCGCGGCGGACGAGGAGGCGAAGAGGGGGATCAAGCTGCCACACGCCGCCGCGCCCACGGGCAAGAGGGTCGCGGTCGTTGGCTCGGGTCCGGCCGGGCTCGCTTGCGCTCACGAGCTTGTAAGGCTGGGGCATGCCGTGACGCTGTACGAGGGCGAGGAGAATCTCGGCGGGCTGCTCGTCCACGGAATACCGCGTTACCGGCTGCCGCTTGCCGTGGCGAAGACTGAGGTCGACGCCGTGCTCGCATCGCCCGGCCTCGAGGTAAGCAAAGGGGTCTGGGTTGGCAGGGACGTGTCGATGGCAGCGATCCGCAGGTCGTGTGACGCTGTCTTCCTCGCGCCTGGCCTGGGAGAAGTGTCTTCGCTAGGGATCCCGGGAGAGGGTCTTCATGGGGTCCTCAAGGCCGGGGAGTTTCTGAGGAGCGTCGCAACGGGCGCCTGCGCTCGCCTCGAGGGAAGGGTGGTTGTGATCGGTGGCGGAAACGTGGCGATGGATGCGGCCTGTTCCGCGCTTCGCTGCGGCGCCTCAGAGGTCGTGGTGGTGTACCGACGGTCTCGCGAGGAATTGCCGGCATGGAGAAGGGAATACGAATTCGCCTTGGCGGAAGGGGTAAGGTTCGAGTTCCTCACAGCCCCCGTGAGGTTCGTCGGTGATGGAGGGCGCCTCGCGGCGGTAGAGTGTGTGCGCACTCGCCTGGGAGAGCCGGATGCCGGTGGTCGGAAACGGCCTGAAATGATTCCCGGGACCGAGCATATGATCGAGGTACGTACCGTCATAGTGGCTGTGGGCCAGGCGCCCAGGCCGGAGCTCGTTGAGCTCTTCGGTGGCGGCGGGCTCGTCGCCTCCGGCGCGGCTGCCTTCGTGGCCGGGCTCATCCCGGTGGATCAGAGCACCATGATGACGCCCATCGAAGGTGTGTTCGCGGGCGGGGATGCGGTAGATGGCGGCGCCACTGTCGTGAAGGCTGTCGCGGAAGGGAGGAAGGCAGCCCGGGCCATCCACGCGTACCTTCAGTGA
- a CDS encoding XdhC/CoxI family protein — protein sequence MAIYKAIAALIDEGGSAALATVIATQASSPGLPGFKMLVFADGATFGTVGGGALEARIIREALDALAEGRPRLVEVELAPGTQDSLGMICGGTATVYIEPIAPRPRAVVFGAGHVGAAVAHIATVAGFSAVVVDDRPEFADRERLVADDVVVSDLGEAARKVPMDARTYVVIVTRGHAHDREVLAECLRRRPRPAYVGMIGSRSKVRATFEALLKEGFSQEDVAFVHAPIGLDISARTAQEIAVAIVAEMIDVKNKRE from the coding sequence GTGGCTATTTACAAGGCGATAGCAGCCCTCATCGACGAAGGCGGGAGCGCCGCGCTGGCAACAGTGATCGCGACCCAGGCGTCGTCCCCTGGCCTGCCAGGGTTCAAGATGCTGGTTTTCGCTGACGGAGCGACTTTCGGCACGGTCGGCGGGGGGGCCCTTGAGGCCCGGATCATCCGCGAAGCGCTTGACGCCTTGGCCGAAGGCAGACCGAGGCTCGTCGAGGTGGAGCTCGCGCCGGGTACCCAGGACAGTCTGGGCATGATCTGCGGCGGCACCGCAACGGTTTACATCGAGCCGATAGCGCCCAGGCCAAGGGCGGTGGTATTCGGCGCGGGGCACGTGGGCGCGGCCGTGGCTCACATCGCGACCGTGGCCGGGTTCAGCGCGGTGGTCGTGGACGACCGGCCGGAGTTCGCGGATAGGGAGAGGCTCGTGGCGGACGACGTGGTCGTCTCGGACCTCGGTGAAGCGGCGCGAAAGGTCCCCATGGACGCCCGGACGTACGTGGTGATCGTGACCCGAGGCCACGCCCACGATCGGGAGGTCCTTGCCGAGTGCTTGAGACGCAGGCCACGTCCTGCTTACGTCGGGATGATTGGGAGTAGATCGAAAGTGCGCGCGACGTTCGAGGCGCTGCTCAAAGAGGGGTTTTCCCAAGAAGACGTGGCGTTCGTGCACGCGCCCATAGGTCTCGACATCAGCGCCCGGACCGCTCAGGAGATCGCCGTAGCAATTGTGGCGGAGATGATCGACGTCAAGAACAAACGCGAGTGA
- a CDS encoding xanthine dehydrogenase family protein molybdopterin-binding subunit encodes MARDETADGGRENGFCVVHRRARRVDAVEKVTGRAKFGADLYFDGMLHAKVLRAKFPHARLVRIDAREALKVPGVVTVLTHEDIPGAKTFGPVRRDMPVLAFDKTRYLGDGVAVVVADTVDAAEMALGLVRVDYEELPAVFSPEEAMAESAPVLHDDTPGNIVNHHKVRKGDVDAGFAASDIVIEHEYRTQFIEHAYIEPEAAVAVPNPNEGSVTVYGSVQNPFTARRVVAEVLGVSLNKVRIVQCAMGGSFGGKDDTMSCMCARVALAALKTRRPVKMVNSREESIMEGYKRHPYVLRYKAGATRDGELRAMEISITADAGAYASMTPFVTWRSVVQATGPYEVPNVKTDVYGVYTNNTYTGAMRGFGSPQITFAHESLMDELAAELGMDPLDLRLKNGFRQGSVTATGQALDDHVVSLAEVIRKAADAIGYREKRTSRAGAAREAGTRTVRGVGLAASYRGVSLGGEGVDATGAIVSVQQDGSVYVYAGLAENGQGLRTIFSQIAAEELGCNLESIVFVDTDTSLIPDGGPTVASRSTTMGGNAVRDAARKVRHTLLAVAGELLGTSSEALVASEGRIFAEDDPARNVSFSHVAKAAYDRGELMAAFGWYKGPKVWWNEERGQGRAYFTYVYGCQAVEVEVDTETGKVKVLKVAAAHDVGRAINPATVEGQIYGGVAMGLGYGLLEEVEMARGVTRTSNFDEYLIATSMDMPEVVPIVVENPDSYGPYGAKTIGEPTCELLAPAIANAVYHASGRRIRELPLDLERVLLGRSLKSGRGERGSERR; translated from the coding sequence ATGGCTCGAGATGAAACCGCCGACGGCGGCCGCGAGAACGGATTTTGCGTTGTGCACCGCCGTGCGAGGCGCGTGGACGCCGTTGAGAAGGTCACCGGGAGGGCCAAGTTTGGGGCCGACCTGTACTTCGATGGGATGCTCCATGCGAAGGTATTGAGAGCGAAGTTCCCGCATGCGAGGCTGGTGCGGATAGACGCAAGGGAAGCTTTGAAGGTCCCGGGAGTAGTCACTGTCCTCACTCACGAGGACATTCCGGGAGCCAAGACGTTCGGGCCCGTGCGGCGCGACATGCCTGTGCTCGCCTTCGACAAGACGCGCTACCTGGGCGATGGCGTGGCGGTTGTCGTGGCCGATACCGTCGACGCGGCCGAGATGGCGCTCGGGCTCGTGCGGGTGGACTACGAGGAACTCCCTGCTGTGTTTTCCCCTGAGGAAGCCATGGCGGAGAGTGCGCCCGTCCTGCACGATGATACGCCCGGCAACATCGTCAACCATCACAAGGTCCGCAAGGGCGACGTGGACGCGGGCTTTGCCGCGTCCGACATCGTGATCGAGCACGAATACCGCACCCAGTTCATCGAGCACGCATACATCGAACCCGAAGCGGCGGTGGCGGTGCCCAACCCGAACGAGGGGTCGGTCACGGTGTACGGGTCTGTGCAGAATCCGTTCACCGCGAGGCGCGTGGTAGCGGAGGTCCTGGGCGTCAGTCTCAACAAGGTGCGCATCGTGCAGTGCGCGATGGGAGGATCGTTCGGGGGAAAGGACGACACCATGTCCTGCATGTGCGCGAGGGTTGCGCTGGCGGCGCTCAAGACGAGGCGGCCTGTGAAGATGGTGAACAGCCGCGAAGAATCGATCATGGAAGGGTACAAGAGGCACCCTTACGTGCTCAGGTACAAGGCGGGAGCCACAAGAGATGGCGAGCTGCGGGCGATGGAGATCAGCATCACGGCAGACGCGGGGGCATACGCCTCCATGACGCCGTTCGTGACGTGGCGTTCGGTCGTCCAGGCGACGGGGCCTTACGAGGTTCCGAACGTGAAGACCGACGTGTACGGCGTGTACACGAACAACACATACACCGGAGCCATGAGGGGATTCGGAAGCCCGCAGATCACTTTCGCCCACGAGTCGCTCATGGACGAGCTCGCTGCGGAGCTGGGCATGGATCCTCTGGACCTTCGGCTCAAGAACGGGTTTCGGCAGGGGTCTGTCACAGCGACCGGGCAGGCTCTTGACGATCACGTGGTGAGCCTCGCGGAGGTAATCCGGAAGGCTGCGGACGCCATCGGGTACCGTGAGAAGAGGACGTCCCGCGCTGGTGCGGCGCGCGAGGCGGGAACGAGAACTGTACGTGGCGTCGGGCTTGCTGCGAGTTACCGCGGCGTAAGCCTCGGCGGTGAAGGCGTGGACGCCACGGGCGCCATCGTCTCCGTGCAGCAGGACGGCAGCGTATACGTGTACGCCGGCCTTGCGGAAAACGGTCAAGGGCTTCGCACGATATTCAGCCAGATCGCAGCGGAGGAGCTCGGGTGCAACCTCGAATCGATAGTGTTCGTTGATACCGACACCTCTCTCATCCCCGACGGGGGGCCCACGGTCGCGTCGCGGAGCACCACCATGGGTGGGAACGCCGTGCGCGACGCGGCCCGGAAGGTCCGGCATACGCTCCTGGCGGTTGCCGGAGAGCTGCTCGGCACGTCATCCGAGGCGCTAGTTGCCTCCGAGGGGAGGATATTCGCGGAAGACGATCCGGCGCGAAACGTGAGCTTCAGCCACGTTGCGAAGGCCGCGTACGACCGGGGCGAGCTCATGGCCGCGTTTGGATGGTACAAGGGCCCGAAGGTCTGGTGGAACGAAGAGCGCGGTCAGGGAAGGGCGTACTTCACCTACGTATACGGGTGCCAGGCCGTTGAGGTGGAGGTGGACACCGAGACGGGCAAGGTCAAAGTGCTGAAGGTTGCCGCTGCCCACGATGTAGGCAGGGCCATAAACCCCGCGACGGTGGAAGGCCAGATATACGGGGGCGTGGCGATGGGACTGGGGTACGGCTTGCTCGAGGAGGTCGAGATGGCAAGGGGCGTCACGAGGACGAGCAATTTCGACGAATACCTCATCGCCACGTCCATGGACATGCCTGAGGTAGTCCCGATAGTGGTCGAGAATCCGGACTCTTACGGACCATACGGGGCCAAGACCATAGGTGAACCCACATGCGAGCTCCTCGCACCGGCCATAGCGAACGCGGTCTACCACGCAAGCGGGAGGAGGATCCGCGAGCTTCCGTTGGACCTCGAGAGAGTCCTCCTGGGTCGGTCGCTCAAGTCTGGCCGGGGAGAAAGAGGAAGTGAAAGAAGATGA